The Polynucleobacter sp. TSB-Sco08W16 genome includes a region encoding these proteins:
- a CDS encoding carbohydrate kinase family protein: MASLICGSIAYDTIMNFEGKFADQILPEQIHILNVAFLVPTMRREFGGCAGNIAYNLSLLGGDPIIMATVGGDAAPYLSRLKQLNIDASHIRQIDSAFTAQAMITTDQANNQITAFHPGAMGESHLNQVSAVVAERNKNSKGAAKFGIVAPDGRQGMWEHCHQLAEAQIPFIFDPGQGLPMFNGPELLELVDIASYLAVNDYEGEMLSQRTDLSLATVAERVKALIVTKGAEGSDIYTNGKCISIPPVPAAQVVDPTGCGDAFRGGLLFGLENGMDWESTGRLASLMGSIKITHQGPQNHQLSKEQIAEQFKSAFGFSL; the protein is encoded by the coding sequence ATGGCTAGCTTGATCTGCGGCTCTATTGCCTACGACACCATCATGAACTTTGAAGGCAAATTTGCCGATCAAATTCTGCCTGAGCAGATTCATATTCTGAATGTGGCTTTTTTGGTTCCAACCATGCGCCGTGAATTTGGCGGATGCGCAGGAAATATTGCTTATAACCTGAGCCTGTTGGGTGGAGATCCCATCATTATGGCAACGGTTGGTGGTGATGCTGCACCCTATTTGAGCCGCTTAAAACAACTCAATATCGATGCGAGTCATATTCGCCAGATTGACAGTGCATTCACAGCGCAAGCCATGATCACTACCGATCAAGCCAATAACCAAATTACTGCCTTCCACCCTGGCGCGATGGGAGAGTCACACCTCAACCAAGTCTCTGCAGTGGTTGCCGAAAGAAATAAGAACTCTAAAGGAGCGGCCAAATTTGGCATCGTTGCCCCAGATGGCCGCCAAGGGATGTGGGAACACTGCCACCAACTGGCCGAAGCACAGATTCCATTTATCTTTGATCCAGGCCAGGGCTTGCCGATGTTCAACGGTCCAGAACTCTTGGAGCTGGTTGATATTGCTAGTTACTTGGCCGTCAACGACTATGAAGGCGAAATGCTTTCGCAGAGAACCGACCTAAGCTTGGCAACCGTGGCTGAACGAGTCAAGGCCTTAATTGTGACTAAGGGTGCAGAAGGTTCGGATATTTACACCAATGGCAAATGCATCTCAATTCCCCCAGTACCAGCAGCTCAAGTGGTTGACCCCACTGGATGCGGTGATGCATTCCGCGGGGGACTGCTATTTGGACTTGAAAATGGAATGGATTGGGAATCTACTGGTCGCCTGGCCAGCTTGATGGGTTCAATCAAAATCACTCATCAAGGACCACAAAATCACCAACTCAGCAAAGAGCAGATAGCCGAGCAATTTAAATCCGCTTTTGGCTTTAGCCTCTAA
- the accB gene encoding acetyl-CoA carboxylase biotin carboxyl carrier protein, giving the protein MDLRKLKTLIDLVSESGISELEVNEGEDRVRIVNAGSPAPTGHVVYANPAPTQTMQASPAAAPTLATAPVAEAPPAETGFIARSPMVGTFYRAPNPESPNFVNIGDTVKVGQTLCIIEAMKLLNEIESEQAGVIKEILCENGQGVEFDQPLFVIA; this is encoded by the coding sequence ATGGATCTAAGAAAACTCAAAACCTTGATCGATCTCGTTTCTGAATCAGGCATTTCTGAATTAGAGGTAAACGAGGGCGAAGACCGTGTTCGTATTGTGAATGCCGGCTCTCCAGCTCCGACAGGTCATGTGGTCTACGCCAATCCTGCTCCTACACAAACAATGCAGGCTTCTCCTGCTGCCGCACCAACACTAGCTACCGCTCCCGTTGCTGAAGCGCCGCCCGCTGAAACTGGCTTCATTGCACGCTCACCAATGGTGGGAACCTTCTACCGCGCCCCAAATCCAGAATCACCAAACTTCGTCAACATTGGCGATACCGTCAAAGTGGGTCAAACACTTTGCATCATTGAGGCTATGAAGTTGCTCAATGAAATCGAATCAGAGCAAGCGGGTGTGATCAAAGAAATTCTTTGCGAAAACGGCCAAGGTGTTGAGTTTGATCAACCCTTATTTGTCATTGCTTAA
- the mpl gene encoding UDP-N-acetylmuramate:L-alanyl-gamma-D-glutamyl-meso-diaminopimelate ligase — MHIHILGICGTFMGGIAAIARQAGHRVTGCDANVYPPMSTQLESQGIELIEGFSPDQLLQFEKMPDLFVIGNVVSRGNPLMEAILNQGLPYISGPQWLGEQVLYGRHVLAVAGTHGKTTTSAMLTWILEFNGYKPGYLIGGVPLNFTVSARLGESKYFVIEADEYDTAFFDKRSKFVHYRPRTALLNNLEFDHADIFADLAAIETQFHHLVRTVPGEGLLVVNGEEPALERVVARGAWAPVERFGQAVANEWSLISQAADGFVVRQSGKEVAVVKWAPNSGVMGTHNQLNALAAIASANHIGISPADSARALAQFKNVKRRLETIGVANDITVYDDFAHHPTAITTTVDGLRRRVGAARILAVLEPRSNTMKLGVMKAQLPASLQQADKVFAYGANSGKESLGWDLREVLSPLNVKEAGKAQAFDALEALVSAVAKEAKPGDHILVMSNGGFGGVHQKILTAVSV; from the coding sequence ATGCATATACATATCTTGGGCATTTGCGGTACTTTCATGGGCGGCATCGCCGCAATCGCTCGGCAAGCCGGACATCGTGTTACGGGTTGTGACGCTAACGTGTATCCACCAATGAGCACTCAGCTTGAATCTCAGGGTATTGAGTTGATTGAAGGATTCTCACCAGATCAATTATTGCAGTTTGAGAAGATGCCTGATTTATTTGTTATCGGCAATGTGGTTTCTCGTGGCAATCCACTGATGGAAGCAATTCTGAATCAAGGACTTCCTTATATCTCTGGTCCTCAATGGCTTGGCGAACAAGTTTTATACGGTAGACATGTTTTAGCAGTTGCTGGCACCCACGGTAAAACTACTACCTCAGCCATGCTGACTTGGATTTTAGAATTTAACGGCTACAAACCTGGTTATTTGATTGGTGGGGTGCCACTGAATTTCACGGTGTCAGCACGCTTAGGTGAGAGTAAATATTTTGTGATTGAGGCCGATGAATATGACACTGCCTTTTTTGATAAGCGCAGTAAGTTCGTTCACTATAGACCGCGCACTGCTTTATTGAATAATTTGGAATTTGATCACGCAGATATATTTGCTGATCTTGCGGCGATCGAAACTCAGTTTCATCATTTAGTACGTACCGTGCCAGGCGAGGGTTTGCTGGTGGTGAACGGCGAAGAGCCGGCCCTAGAACGTGTTGTAGCCCGGGGTGCTTGGGCTCCAGTCGAGCGCTTTGGACAAGCGGTAGCGAATGAATGGTCTCTGATTTCGCAAGCAGCAGATGGCTTTGTTGTTCGGCAATCAGGCAAAGAAGTAGCCGTTGTGAAATGGGCGCCTAATTCTGGGGTGATGGGCACACACAATCAACTGAATGCATTAGCTGCAATCGCTTCTGCAAATCATATTGGTATTTCCCCCGCGGATTCTGCGCGTGCTTTGGCTCAATTTAAGAATGTGAAGCGTCGTCTCGAAACCATTGGTGTTGCAAATGACATCACGGTATATGACGATTTTGCTCATCATCCAACGGCAATCACGACAACAGTGGATGGGTTGCGTCGTCGAGTTGGTGCAGCACGCATCTTGGCGGTATTAGAGCCTCGTTCGAACACGATGAAGTTAGGCGTCATGAAAGCACAGCTTCCCGCTAGCTTGCAACAGGCTGACAAGGTCTTTGCTTATGGTGCCAATAGCGGCAAAGAGTCATTAGGCTGGGACTTAAGGGAAGTCTTGTCCCCACTCAACGTCAAAGAAGCCGGCAAAGCACAGGCCTTCGATGCTTTGGAAGCATTAGTCAGTGCAGTCGCCAAAGAGGCAAAGCCGGGTGATCACATTTTGGTCATGAGTAACGGGGGCTTCGGTGGCGTTCATCAAAAAATACTAACAGCGGTATCCGTTTAA
- a CDS encoding histone H1-like repetitive region-containing protein codes for MAIAKKKPAAKKPAAKKKVAAKKPAAKKVAKKRPAAKKAAAKKPAAKKVAKKRPAAKKAAAKKPAAKKAAAKRPAAKKRVAAKKPAAKKAAAKRPAAKKRVAKKK; via the coding sequence ATGGCAATCGCCAAGAAAAAACCTGCTGCAAAGAAACCAGCTGCTAAGAAAAAAGTAGCCGCTAAAAAACCAGCTGCTAAAAAAGTAGCTAAGAAGCGTCCTGCTGCTAAAAAAGCTGCTGCTAAGAAACCAGCTGCTAAAAAAGTAGCTAAGAAGCGTCCTGCTGCTAAAAAAGCTGCTGCTAAGAAGCCTGCTGCTAAAAAAGCTGCTGCTAAGCGTCCAGCTGCTAAGAAGCGTGTAGCTGCTAAGAAGCCAGCTGCTAAAAAAGCTGCTGCTAAGCGTCCAGCTGCAAAAAAACGCGTAGCAAAAAAAAAGTAA
- the accC gene encoding acetyl-CoA carboxylase biotin carboxylase subunit, with amino-acid sequence MFDKILIANRGEIALRIQRACRELGIKTVVVYSTADKEAKYVKLADEAVCIGPAPSPLSYLNMPAIISAAEVTDAEAIHPGYGFLSENADFAERVEKSGFAFIGPTAASIRLMGDKVSAKRAMIKAGVPCVPGSEGALPDDPKEIIATAKKVGYPVIIKAAGGGGGRGMRVVHTEAALINAVNMTREEAGRAFGNPEVYMEKFLEKPRHVEIQILADTHGNAIWLGERDCSMQRRHQKVIEEAPAPGIDRRLIAKIGERCAEACRKIGYRGAGTFEFLYENGEFFFIEMNTRVQVEHPVTEMITGVDIVQEQIRIAAGLKLSYRQKDIVFRGHAIECRLNAEDPFKFTPSPGKIGSFHMPGGPGIRVDSHAYSGYVVPSNYDSMIGKLIAYGNTREQAIRRMQIALSEMVIDGITTNVPLHRELMLDPNFMEGGTSIHYLEHRLEEQAASRGKS; translated from the coding sequence ATGTTCGATAAGATTCTGATTGCCAATCGGGGAGAAATTGCTCTCCGCATCCAACGCGCATGCCGTGAGTTGGGAATTAAAACTGTAGTGGTCTACTCCACTGCTGACAAAGAAGCAAAGTATGTGAAGCTTGCGGACGAAGCTGTTTGCATTGGTCCAGCACCTTCTCCGCTGAGCTATCTCAACATGCCAGCAATCATTTCTGCAGCAGAAGTAACCGATGCTGAAGCGATCCACCCTGGTTATGGCTTTCTTTCTGAGAATGCGGACTTTGCAGAGCGCGTAGAAAAATCCGGCTTTGCCTTTATTGGCCCGACCGCTGCTTCTATTCGCCTCATGGGTGACAAAGTTTCTGCCAAGCGCGCCATGATCAAAGCGGGCGTTCCCTGCGTTCCTGGCTCTGAAGGTGCATTACCTGATGACCCAAAAGAAATTATTGCTACCGCCAAAAAAGTGGGCTATCCAGTCATTATTAAAGCGGCAGGTGGCGGTGGTGGGCGTGGTATGCGCGTAGTTCACACTGAAGCTGCACTGATTAATGCAGTCAATATGACTCGTGAAGAGGCGGGTCGTGCCTTTGGCAATCCCGAAGTCTATATGGAGAAGTTTTTAGAAAAACCTCGCCACGTAGAAATTCAGATTTTGGCTGACACTCATGGCAATGCAATATGGCTAGGCGAACGTGACTGCTCAATGCAGCGTCGTCACCAAAAGGTGATTGAAGAGGCACCAGCACCAGGCATTGATCGTCGTTTGATTGCCAAAATTGGTGAACGCTGCGCTGAAGCTTGCAGAAAAATTGGTTATCGTGGTGCAGGTACATTTGAATTCCTCTATGAAAACGGTGAATTCTTCTTTATTGAGATGAACACCCGTGTTCAAGTTGAGCACCCTGTCACCGAGATGATTACCGGCGTAGACATTGTTCAGGAGCAGATTCGGATTGCTGCTGGCCTCAAGCTGAGTTATCGCCAAAAAGACATCGTATTCCGTGGTCACGCTATCGAATGCCGCCTGAATGCTGAAGATCCATTTAAGTTCACACCAAGCCCAGGCAAAATTGGTTCATTCCATATGCCTGGTGGTCCCGGCATTCGCGTAGATTCTCATGCTTATAGCGGCTATGTCGTTCCATCGAACTACGACTCTATGATTGGCAAGCTCATTGCCTACGGCAATACACGTGAGCAAGCGATCCGTCGTATGCAGATCGCACTTTCTGAGATGGTTATTGACGGCATTACAACCAATGTACCTCTCCACCGCGAATTGATGCTAGATCCCAACTTCATGGAAGGCGGCACAAGCATTCATTACTTGGAGCATCGCTTAGAAGAGCAAGCTGCAAGTCGCGGTAAATCCTAG
- a CDS encoding TlpA disulfide reductase family protein, translating into MNRRQWIMIGGISLLAAAAGALTSQWLSKTSLASEASVKAFFSNPWSSPEGKEINIQDWQGKLLVVNFWASWCPPCVEEMPELEKLQGEFLQQNVLFVGIAIDSPSNVREFLKKTSVSYPIAMGGMNGSQIYKALGNTQSALPYTVVINSSGKAIYSKLGKIDEEELRKAIKAAL; encoded by the coding sequence GTGAACCGAAGACAATGGATCATGATCGGCGGAATTAGTCTTTTGGCAGCCGCTGCGGGCGCCCTGACTTCGCAATGGTTATCCAAGACGAGCTTAGCTAGCGAGGCCAGTGTTAAGGCCTTTTTTAGCAACCCTTGGTCAAGCCCCGAGGGAAAAGAAATTAACATCCAAGATTGGCAAGGAAAGTTGCTCGTAGTTAACTTTTGGGCCTCCTGGTGCCCCCCTTGCGTTGAAGAAATGCCTGAACTAGAGAAGTTGCAAGGGGAGTTTCTGCAACAAAATGTCTTATTTGTTGGCATCGCCATTGATTCTCCATCTAACGTACGCGAATTTCTGAAAAAGACATCTGTTTCCTATCCCATTGCCATGGGTGGAATGAATGGCAGCCAAATCTATAAGGCACTAGGCAACACTCAATCCGCGCTTCCATATACCGTTGTAATCAATTCAAGTGGAAAGGCAATCTATAGTAAATTAGGGAAAATAGATGAAGAAGAGCTCAGAAAAGCTATAAAAGCTGCTTTATGA
- the fabG gene encoding 3-oxoacyl-ACP reductase FabG, translating to MGNRLKDKVAIITGAAKGIGFATAQRFAQEGAIVIIADMNLEAINSAAAQITNAEAYAMNVTDRGSIQAVVDQVMQKYGRIDILINNAGITQDARLVKMTEAQFDTVIDVNLKGVFNCTQLVVPHMLEAGSGAVVNASSVVGLYGNFGQTNYSATKFGVIGFTKTWARELGPKGIRVNAVCPGFIATEMVKAMPENILQDIERRSWLGRLGTPEEMANVYLFLASDEASYVNGVALEASGGISL from the coding sequence ATGGGTAATCGCTTAAAAGATAAAGTGGCAATCATTACTGGTGCAGCAAAGGGTATTGGCTTTGCAACGGCACAACGCTTTGCGCAAGAGGGCGCTATTGTGATCATTGCAGATATGAATCTTGAAGCGATTAATAGCGCTGCGGCACAAATCACCAATGCTGAGGCCTATGCAATGAACGTCACAGATCGCGGGAGCATCCAAGCAGTAGTGGATCAAGTAATGCAGAAATATGGCCGTATCGATATTTTGATTAATAACGCTGGGATTACTCAAGATGCCCGTTTGGTGAAGATGACAGAGGCTCAGTTTGATACTGTTATTGATGTCAATCTAAAGGGGGTGTTTAACTGCACCCAATTAGTTGTACCGCATATGTTGGAAGCAGGTTCTGGCGCAGTAGTCAACGCATCTAGTGTGGTTGGTCTGTATGGCAACTTTGGCCAAACTAATTACTCGGCTACCAAGTTTGGTGTCATTGGTTTCACTAAGACATGGGCCCGCGAGCTAGGTCCCAAAGGTATTCGGGTCAATGCAGTGTGTCCTGGATTTATTGCTACAGAGATGGTGAAAGCCATGCCAGAAAATATCCTGCAAGACATTGAGCGTCGTAGTTGGCTTGGGCGTCTGGGTACGCCAGAAGAAATGGCTAATGTGTACTTATTTCTAGCCAGCGATGAAGCGAGTTACGTTAATGGCGTTGCATTAGAGGCTAGCGGCGGGATTTCCCTCTAA
- the aroQ gene encoding type II 3-dehydroquinate dehydratase, translating to MSKKASILVIQGPNLNLLGTREPEVYGKTTLEDIHSRLGNLAKAQSVDLSTYQSNHEGELIDRIQKAKLDGVDFIIINPGAFTHTSVALRDALAGVAIPFTEVHLSNIHQREEFRKHSYLSDIATGVICGLGAIGYELALQAAIARLQK from the coding sequence ATGTCTAAAAAAGCTTCAATTCTCGTCATTCAGGGTCCAAACCTCAATCTCTTGGGTACCCGTGAACCAGAGGTTTATGGGAAAACTACCTTAGAAGATATCCATTCAAGACTGGGGAATCTCGCAAAAGCTCAGTCAGTCGACTTAAGCACCTATCAAAGCAATCATGAAGGCGAGTTAATTGACCGCATTCAGAAAGCAAAACTAGATGGGGTGGATTTCATCATCATTAATCCAGGCGCATTTACCCATACAAGCGTTGCCCTCCGGGATGCTTTAGCTGGAGTTGCCATTCCGTTTACTGAAGTCCATTTATCCAATATTCATCAGCGCGAAGAGTTCCGTAAGCATTCTTACCTATCCGATATCGCTACTGGTGTGATTTGCGGACTTGGCGCCATAGGCTACGAGCTAGCCCTCCAAGCAGCAATTGCCCGTTTACAAAAATAA
- a CDS encoding ribonucleotide-diphosphate reductase subunit beta, whose protein sequence is MLNWEEEVAPALAKAGLAPQPVAVEPQRPQPDQVAMAPQAAAPVAAANLSGGAALRVNAADKRVINAKTDVNQLVPFKYKWAWEKYLAGCANHWMPQEINMNRDIALWKDPNGLTEDERRIIKRNLGFFTTADSLAANNIVLGTYRHITAPECRQYLLRQAFEEAIHTHAYQYIVESLGLDQAEIFNAYNEIESIRAKDQFLIPFIDVLTDPNFQTGTLENDQKLLRSLIVFACVMEGLFFYVGFTQILAMGRQNKMTGAAEQYQYILRDESMHCNFGIDLINQIKLENPQLWTSAFKDEIKSIFEKAVELEYRYAEDTMPRGVLGLNAPMFKGYLRYICNRRCLQIGLDAMFPNEENPFPWMSEMIDLKKERNFFETRVIEYQTGGALSWE, encoded by the coding sequence ATGTTGAATTGGGAAGAAGAAGTTGCTCCAGCACTAGCGAAAGCTGGTCTTGCGCCGCAGCCAGTTGCGGTGGAGCCACAACGCCCACAGCCAGATCAAGTTGCAATGGCGCCGCAAGCTGCTGCACCTGTAGCAGCCGCTAATTTGTCTGGCGGTGCCGCTTTACGTGTAAATGCTGCTGATAAGCGCGTGATTAATGCTAAGACTGACGTTAATCAGTTAGTGCCTTTCAAGTACAAATGGGCTTGGGAAAAGTATTTAGCTGGCTGTGCAAACCACTGGATGCCACAAGAGATCAATATGAACCGCGATATTGCGCTCTGGAAAGATCCTAACGGTCTGACAGAAGATGAGCGTCGCATTATTAAGCGCAATCTCGGTTTCTTTACAACCGCAGACTCTTTGGCCGCTAACAACATTGTTTTGGGTACTTATCGCCACATTACTGCTCCAGAGTGCCGCCAATACCTATTGCGCCAGGCTTTCGAAGAGGCAATTCATACCCATGCCTACCAATATATTGTGGAATCTTTGGGCTTAGATCAGGCTGAAATCTTCAATGCGTATAACGAAATTGAATCGATCCGCGCTAAAGATCAATTCTTAATTCCGTTTATTGATGTCTTAACTGATCCGAATTTTCAGACTGGCACACTAGAAAACGATCAAAAGTTACTCCGTTCGCTCATCGTTTTTGCTTGCGTAATGGAAGGATTGTTCTTTTATGTTGGTTTTACGCAAATACTTGCAATGGGTCGTCAAAACAAAATGACGGGTGCTGCTGAGCAGTATCAATACATCCTTCGTGACGAGTCAATGCACTGCAATTTTGGTATCGATTTGATTAACCAAATCAAGCTGGAGAACCCGCAGTTATGGACTTCCGCGTTCAAAGATGAGATCAAATCTATCTTTGAAAAAGCAGTCGAATTAGAGTACCGTTATGCCGAAGATACGATGCCTCGTGGAGTGCTCGGATTGAACGCGCCGATGTTCAAAGGGTACCTAAGATACATTTGTAATCGCAGATGTTTGCAAATAGGACTTGACGCGATGTTCCCAAATGAAGAGAATCCATTTCCATGGATGTCAGAAATGATTGATCTTAAGAAAGAACGAAACTTTTTTGAGACACGCGTTATTGAGTATCAAACTGGCGGTGCGCTAAGTTGGGAGTAG
- a CDS encoding ribonuclease catalytic domain-containing protein, which yields MNLVYEEGGDIKIATVQSASGAGDAESWQATSLSGKKIKLKAKEVWLRFDKPEAQSVMDAANTLSKDIDLQLLWDCAPEEEFGLVDVSLEYFGAQATIPQQTALAIALQGAPVFFRRKGRGRFQRAPLEQLQAGLAALERKQKELEQQSLWQQELVSGSFPEALKSLAKQLLFSPDKNTAAYKALIAACTETGESPAQLMIRCGAIDSPLAYHQGMFLKAHFPNGATHNPNLSVDQATYAAAVAELPLAEVKAFSIDDSGTTEIDDALSVTELPNGGHRIGIHIAAPGLAIAKDDPLDQVARNRMSTVYFPGDKITMLPDSVIEQFSLDEGASRPALSIYVDIDTEGIANRDSLQMRAEMVPMVANLRLENIEHLVSEESLVDEDSSYPYRKELAVLWRAAKLLHAGRQEKRIANGLRAEQLGVIDPNALARDFHFQIKDVDGVERVEILPRQRGSILDTIVAEWMIFCNSASGQLLADHGLPGLFRTQKGWGPLRTRMQTTPGPHEGLGLDYYAWCTSPLRRYSDLVNQWQLIALAKNGVMAKMVAPFPPRDATLMGIAADFESSYQTYGEYQDRLEKYWCLRWIAQDGDSKNLYVRHLKEGMSRVELVPLHLPIPELASYPRMTRAEVAVANIDLLQLTAAVRVLEIEARAESVEKVTQEGSDALLDGVEENVGPD from the coding sequence ATGAATCTTGTATACGAAGAGGGCGGCGATATCAAAATCGCCACAGTACAGTCTGCATCAGGCGCTGGAGATGCCGAGTCTTGGCAAGCGACAAGCCTTTCAGGAAAAAAAATCAAACTCAAAGCTAAAGAAGTTTGGCTGCGCTTTGATAAGCCTGAAGCGCAATCGGTTATGGATGCGGCAAATACCTTATCCAAAGATATTGATCTGCAACTACTTTGGGACTGCGCACCTGAGGAAGAGTTTGGCCTCGTAGATGTTTCTCTTGAATATTTTGGTGCTCAAGCGACGATTCCTCAACAAACTGCTTTAGCTATTGCCTTGCAAGGCGCCCCAGTATTTTTCCGTCGCAAGGGGCGAGGACGCTTTCAACGTGCACCCCTAGAGCAATTGCAGGCCGGTTTAGCCGCGCTTGAGCGTAAGCAAAAAGAACTAGAACAACAATCACTTTGGCAACAAGAATTAGTTTCAGGATCATTTCCTGAGGCGTTGAAGTCTTTGGCTAAACAGTTACTATTTTCACCTGACAAAAATACTGCTGCTTATAAAGCCTTGATTGCAGCTTGCACTGAAACCGGCGAGTCTCCTGCGCAATTAATGATTCGGTGTGGTGCAATTGATTCTCCTTTGGCCTATCACCAGGGTATGTTCTTGAAGGCTCATTTCCCCAATGGTGCTACTCATAATCCCAATCTCAGCGTTGATCAAGCTACCTATGCTGCGGCAGTTGCAGAGCTTCCATTGGCGGAAGTTAAGGCTTTCTCGATTGATGACTCGGGAACTACTGAAATTGATGATGCTTTATCGGTGACCGAGTTACCTAATGGTGGCCATCGGATTGGCATCCACATTGCAGCACCAGGTTTAGCAATTGCAAAAGATGATCCATTGGATCAAGTGGCTCGCAATCGAATGTCTACCGTATATTTTCCGGGCGACAAAATCACGATGTTGCCCGATTCAGTCATTGAGCAATTTTCTTTAGATGAGGGCGCATCTCGCCCTGCGCTATCAATTTATGTCGATATTGATACAGAGGGCATTGCAAATCGCGATTCCTTACAAATGCGTGCAGAAATGGTGCCGATGGTGGCTAATCTTCGCCTAGAAAATATCGAGCATCTAGTCAGCGAAGAAAGTTTAGTCGATGAGGACTCTAGCTATCCTTATCGAAAAGAATTGGCAGTGCTCTGGCGTGCGGCAAAACTTTTGCATGCGGGCCGCCAAGAAAAGCGTATCGCCAATGGCTTGCGTGCAGAGCAGTTGGGGGTCATTGATCCGAATGCCTTGGCAAGGGATTTTCATTTTCAGATCAAGGATGTAGATGGGGTGGAGCGCGTAGAGATCCTCCCGCGTCAACGAGGCTCTATTTTGGATACGATCGTTGCTGAGTGGATGATCTTTTGTAATAGTGCTTCTGGTCAATTATTGGCAGATCATGGTTTGCCTGGTTTATTTAGAACTCAGAAGGGCTGGGGTCCATTGCGAACACGCATGCAAACCACGCCTGGTCCTCATGAAGGTCTGGGTTTGGATTACTACGCGTGGTGTACATCGCCATTGCGCCGCTATTCCGACCTAGTCAATCAGTGGCAGCTCATTGCCTTAGCAAAAAATGGTGTGATGGCCAAGATGGTTGCGCCATTCCCGCCACGAGATGCAACGCTAATGGGTATTGCAGCCGATTTTGAATCTTCTTATCAAACCTACGGGGAATATCAGGATCGCCTGGAAAAATATTGGTGTTTACGTTGGATTGCGCAGGACGGAGATTCAAAAAATCTCTACGTACGTCATTTAAAAGAAGGCATGTCGAGAGTGGAGTTAGTACCACTGCATTTGCCGATTCCAGAATTAGCCAGTTATCCACGTATGACGCGTGCTGAAGTTGCAGTGGCAAATATTGATCTTTTGCAATTGACTGCTGCTGTGAGAGTTCTTGAGATTGAAGCAAGGGCGGAGTCAGTAGAAAAAGTGACTCAAGAAGGTTCGGATGCTTTGCTTGATGGCGTTGAAGAAAATGTTGGTCCAGATTAA
- a CDS encoding DUF3426 domain-containing protein produces the protein MHGTLNSGKQKTSSATFAAPAQKKSLKLALLSGLFLLLLIFGEHLSRNSLLPLLAPRIDGTSNSFSVSAFSILQALDEKLCRALGCFNRPVSDFAAWKITSAALSPENVRESLKIPANQSMLQVEIQNRLAIPILLPNLEISLTDAEESELKSIQLSPKEWLPPSWQESHPDFSKTGAPAGEIIQTEVPLTLPQNAAGYRVRILYPQ, from the coding sequence TTGCATGGCACCCTCAATTCAGGCAAACAAAAGACCTCATCCGCTACTTTTGCTGCACCTGCTCAAAAAAAAAGTCTTAAGTTAGCACTACTGTCAGGCTTATTTCTTTTGCTTCTCATTTTTGGCGAGCATCTTTCCAGAAATTCTTTGCTCCCATTACTAGCACCTCGAATAGATGGGACATCAAATTCATTTTCAGTCAGTGCCTTTTCAATTTTGCAAGCTCTTGATGAAAAATTATGTCGCGCACTAGGATGCTTTAATCGGCCTGTAAGCGATTTTGCTGCATGGAAAATAACTTCAGCTGCACTATCGCCTGAAAACGTGCGAGAGAGCCTTAAAATCCCTGCAAATCAATCTATGTTGCAAGTTGAAATACAAAATCGTCTCGCAATTCCAATTTTGCTGCCAAATTTAGAAATTTCTCTCACTGATGCAGAAGAATCTGAATTGAAATCAATTCAACTCTCTCCAAAAGAATGGTTGCCACCCTCTTGGCAAGAATCGCATCCTGATTTTTCTAAAACTGGTGCGCCTGCAGGTGAAATTATTCAAACAGAGGTGCCGCTAACCCTGCCGCAAAATGCTGCGGGATATCGAGTGCGCATTCTTTACCCCCAATAA